The Neochlamydia sp. AcF84 genome includes a window with the following:
- a CDS encoding SIS domain-containing protein, which produces MSNSKVLTAIRQSIQAVEKLLLPHNQAFLQQAASLIAECFSRGNKLIIAGNGGSLCDAAHFAEELTGVFRQTRPALPALVLSEPGHLTCVGNDLGYENIFSRGIEALGKPGDIFVGLTTSGNSLNIVKAFEAARLYQMQIIAFLGKTGGRLKGIADLEIIIDGFETSDRIQEAHMAAIHIIIELVENRLFYSSASALGK; this is translated from the coding sequence ATGTCTAATTCTAAGGTCCTTACGGCCATCCGGCAAAGCATCCAGGCAGTTGAAAAGCTTTTATTACCTCATAATCAAGCTTTCCTGCAGCAGGCAGCTTCTTTGATTGCCGAGTGCTTTAGTCGGGGAAATAAACTGATTATTGCCGGAAATGGTGGTAGTTTATGTGATGCCGCACATTTTGCAGAGGAGCTTACAGGAGTTTTTCGGCAGACACGACCTGCTTTGCCAGCTCTTGTTTTGTCAGAGCCTGGTCATCTTACTTGCGTGGGAAATGATTTAGGTTATGAAAATATTTTTTCTCGGGGGATAGAGGCGTTGGGAAAGCCTGGCGATATATTTGTTGGCTTGACCACTAGCGGAAATTCTTTGAATATTGTTAAAGCTTTTGAAGCAGCTCGCCTCTATCAAATGCAAATAATCGCCTTCTTAGGAAAGACCGGCGGGCGGTTAAAAGGTATTGCAGATTTAGAAATAATTATTGATGGATTTGAAACCTCTGATAGAATTCAAGAGGCACACATGGCAGCTATCCATATCATCATTGAATTGGTAGAAAAT